The Nicotiana tabacum cultivar K326 chromosome 14, ASM71507v2, whole genome shotgun sequence genome contains a region encoding:
- the LOC107793033 gene encoding WAT1-related protein At2g39510-like isoform X3: MSTRERLLKFVKEAQPYLAVILLQFGYAGSAIIAKSALNHGMSHFTFAVYRNAFATLVFAPFAIVLERKIRPNMTVSIFLKIMLLGLLEPVIDQNLYYTGLRYTTATFATAMCNVLPALTFMLAWILRLEKVNVRRLSSQAKIVGTTVTFGGAMIMTLIGGPTIGLPWTRHLLSTTTATSTSLTELQPIKGALFIAAGCICWACFYNLQAITLKTYPAALSLTCLICSAGAVQGTALTLVAERGNTSIWSIHFDTKLLSYVYSGMVTSGVGYYVSGLIMKDKGPVFVTAFNPLNMVIVAILGSFILSEQLNLGRGGCLIWCRMNI; this comes from the exons GGCTATTGAAGTTTGTGAAGGAAGCACAGCCATATTTGGCAGTGATATTGTTGCAGTTTGGATATGCAGGATCAGCTATAATAGCTAAGTCTGCTCTAAATCATGGCATGAGCCATTTCACCTTTGCCGTCTACAGAAATGCTTTTGCCACTCTTGTCTTTGCTCCTTTTGCCATAGTCTTGGAAAG GAAAATAAGGCCAAACATGACTGTATCCATTTTCTTGAAGATTATGTTGCTGGGCTTACTGGA GCCAGTCATCGACCAGAACTTGTACTACACAGGGTTGAGATACACTACTGCAACTTTTGCAACGGCAATGTGCAATGTGCTTCCTGCCCTCACCTTTATGTTGGCTTGGATCCTAAG GCTTGAGAAGGTGAACGTAAGGAGATTATCAAGCCAAGCAAAAATAGTGGGAACAACAGTGACATTTGGTGGTGCCATGATTATGACACTAATTGGAGGACCTACAATTGGATTGCCCTGGACCAGACATCTCCTTTCTACTACAACTGCTACTAGCACTTCTCTGACTGAGCTACAACCCATTAAGGGTGCTCTCTTCATCGCAGCAGGTTGTATCTGTTGGGCCTGCTTTTACAACCTTCAG GCAATTACCTTGAAGACATACCCTGCGGCATTATCGCTCACTTGTTTGATTTGCTCGGCGGGAGCGGTGCAAGGCACAGCTCTGACCCTTGTGGCTGAAAGGGGAAATACATCAATCTGGTCCATCCACTTCGACACTAAACTCTTATCTTACGTTTATAGT GGAATGGTCACTTCTGGAGTGGGCTATTATGTTTCTGGATTGATAATGAAGGATAAAGGGCCTGTTTTCGTCACTGCTTTTAATCCTCTAAACATGGTAATAGTCGCAATTTTGGGTTCATTCATTTTATCCGAGCAGCTAAACTTGGGAAG AGGAGGTTGTCTAATATGGTGCCGGATGAATATATAG
- the LOC107793033 gene encoding WAT1-related protein At2g39510-like isoform X1 produces the protein MSTRERLLKFVKEAQPYLAVILLQFGYAGSAIIAKSALNHGMSHFTFAVYRNAFATLVFAPFAIVLERKIRPNMTVSIFLKIMLLGLLEPVIDQNLYYTGLRYTTATFATAMCNVLPALTFMLAWILRLEKVNVRRLSSQAKIVGTTVTFGGAMIMTLIGGPTIGLPWTRHLLSTTTATSTSLTELQPIKGALFIAAGCICWACFYNLQAITLKTYPAALSLTCLICSAGAVQGTALTLVAERGNTSIWSIHFDTKLLSYVYSGMVTSGVGYYVSGLIMKDKGPVFVTAFNPLNMVIVAILGSFILSEQLNLGRVLGGAIIVIGLYLIIWGKSKDQKLSKYSSTDDVEVEPVGKETSTTKSLNQTKAGDEAV, from the exons GGCTATTGAAGTTTGTGAAGGAAGCACAGCCATATTTGGCAGTGATATTGTTGCAGTTTGGATATGCAGGATCAGCTATAATAGCTAAGTCTGCTCTAAATCATGGCATGAGCCATTTCACCTTTGCCGTCTACAGAAATGCTTTTGCCACTCTTGTCTTTGCTCCTTTTGCCATAGTCTTGGAAAG GAAAATAAGGCCAAACATGACTGTATCCATTTTCTTGAAGATTATGTTGCTGGGCTTACTGGA GCCAGTCATCGACCAGAACTTGTACTACACAGGGTTGAGATACACTACTGCAACTTTTGCAACGGCAATGTGCAATGTGCTTCCTGCCCTCACCTTTATGTTGGCTTGGATCCTAAG GCTTGAGAAGGTGAACGTAAGGAGATTATCAAGCCAAGCAAAAATAGTGGGAACAACAGTGACATTTGGTGGTGCCATGATTATGACACTAATTGGAGGACCTACAATTGGATTGCCCTGGACCAGACATCTCCTTTCTACTACAACTGCTACTAGCACTTCTCTGACTGAGCTACAACCCATTAAGGGTGCTCTCTTCATCGCAGCAGGTTGTATCTGTTGGGCCTGCTTTTACAACCTTCAG GCAATTACCTTGAAGACATACCCTGCGGCATTATCGCTCACTTGTTTGATTTGCTCGGCGGGAGCGGTGCAAGGCACAGCTCTGACCCTTGTGGCTGAAAGGGGAAATACATCAATCTGGTCCATCCACTTCGACACTAAACTCTTATCTTACGTTTATAGT GGAATGGTCACTTCTGGAGTGGGCTATTATGTTTCTGGATTGATAATGAAGGATAAAGGGCCTGTTTTCGTCACTGCTTTTAATCCTCTAAACATGGTAATAGTCGCAATTTTGGGTTCATTCATTTTATCCGAGCAGCTAAACTTGGGAAG GGTTTTGGGAGGGGCAATCATTGTAATTGGACTGTATTTAATAATATGGGGCAAGAGCAAGGACCAAAAATTGTCTAAGTACAGCAGCACTGACGATGTTGAAGTCGAACCTGTTGGTAAAGAAACATCTACAACGAAGTCTTTAAATCAGACAAAAGCTGGAGACGAAGCTGTTTAA
- the LOC107793033 gene encoding WAT1-related protein At2g39510-like isoform X2 has product MSTRERLLKFVKEAQPYLAVILLQFGYAGSAIIAKSALNHGMSHFTFAVYRNAFATLVFAPFAIVLERKIRPNMTVSIFLKIMLLGLLEPVIDQNLYYTGLRYTTATFATAMCNVLPALTFMLAWILRLEKVNVRRLSSQAKIVGTTVTFGGAMIMTLIGGPTIGLPWTRHLLSTTTATSTSLTELQPIKGALFIAAGCICWACFYNLQAITLKTYPAALSLTCLICSAGAVQGTALTLVAERGNTSIWSIHFDTKLLSYVYSGMVTSGVGYYVSGLIMKDKGPVFVTAFNPLNMVIVAILGSFILSEQLNLGSNVACRGGCLIWCRMNI; this is encoded by the exons GGCTATTGAAGTTTGTGAAGGAAGCACAGCCATATTTGGCAGTGATATTGTTGCAGTTTGGATATGCAGGATCAGCTATAATAGCTAAGTCTGCTCTAAATCATGGCATGAGCCATTTCACCTTTGCCGTCTACAGAAATGCTTTTGCCACTCTTGTCTTTGCTCCTTTTGCCATAGTCTTGGAAAG GAAAATAAGGCCAAACATGACTGTATCCATTTTCTTGAAGATTATGTTGCTGGGCTTACTGGA GCCAGTCATCGACCAGAACTTGTACTACACAGGGTTGAGATACACTACTGCAACTTTTGCAACGGCAATGTGCAATGTGCTTCCTGCCCTCACCTTTATGTTGGCTTGGATCCTAAG GCTTGAGAAGGTGAACGTAAGGAGATTATCAAGCCAAGCAAAAATAGTGGGAACAACAGTGACATTTGGTGGTGCCATGATTATGACACTAATTGGAGGACCTACAATTGGATTGCCCTGGACCAGACATCTCCTTTCTACTACAACTGCTACTAGCACTTCTCTGACTGAGCTACAACCCATTAAGGGTGCTCTCTTCATCGCAGCAGGTTGTATCTGTTGGGCCTGCTTTTACAACCTTCAG GCAATTACCTTGAAGACATACCCTGCGGCATTATCGCTCACTTGTTTGATTTGCTCGGCGGGAGCGGTGCAAGGCACAGCTCTGACCCTTGTGGCTGAAAGGGGAAATACATCAATCTGGTCCATCCACTTCGACACTAAACTCTTATCTTACGTTTATAGT GGAATGGTCACTTCTGGAGTGGGCTATTATGTTTCTGGATTGATAATGAAGGATAAAGGGCCTGTTTTCGTCACTGCTTTTAATCCTCTAAACATGGTAATAGTCGCAATTTTGGGTTCATTCATTTTATCCGAGCAGCTAAACTTGGGAAG TAACGTTGCGTGCAGAGGAGGTTGTCTAATATGGTGCCGGATGAATATATAG